In the genome of Limnobaculum zhutongyuii, one region contains:
- a CDS encoding DUF2513 domain-containing protein, with translation MKRDLELLEVILSKVEQQPQGAPFITNKDFPNRDPALVAAHIQLLCDKHYIMAAQNGDDKWSISRITFDGYDYLELLRESTLT, from the coding sequence ATGAAAAGAGATCTTGAACTATTAGAAGTCATTTTATCGAAAGTTGAACAGCAACCGCAGGGCGCTCCATTTATTACCAATAAGGACTTTCCAAACCGCGATCCAGCGTTAGTTGCGGCTCATATTCAACTGTTATGTGATAAACACTATATTATGGCCGCACAGAATGGGGATGATAAATGGTCAATTTCACGTATTACTTTTGATGGATATGATTATCTGGAATTGCTACGGGAGAGTACGCTGACCTGA
- a CDS encoding DUF465 domain-containing protein has product MFPEYRDLITQLKTTHPRFHSLFDKHNDLDHEILRLQSQSGNSLNDKIATLKKEKLRLKDELYRILREESQARA; this is encoded by the coding sequence ATGTTTCCAGAGTACCGTGATTTAATCACTCAGCTTAAAACAACCCACCCTCGTTTCCATTCATTGTTTGATAAACATAACGACCTCGACCACGAAATCCTTCGTTTGCAATCCCAGAGTGGAAATAGTCTTAACGACAAAATAGCCACCTTGAAAAAGGAAAAATTACGCCTTAAAGATGAGCTATACCGCATTTTACGAGAAGAGTCCCAGGCTCGAGCCTGA
- a CDS encoding DinI-like family protein: MQVEISIRKEDPLPGGAEAALKEELEKRLRCHFADVRVRVRRGSANDVTVLGGMKTDKELVTEILQQTWESAEDWFEAYQ; encoded by the coding sequence ATGCAAGTTGAAATTTCTATTCGCAAAGAAGATCCGTTACCGGGTGGAGCAGAAGCCGCATTAAAAGAAGAGCTGGAAAAACGTCTGCGGTGCCATTTTGCCGATGTTCGCGTCAGAGTTAGGCGTGGTAGCGCTAACGATGTGACCGTATTGGGCGGGATGAAAACCGATAAAGAGCTGGTCACTGAAATATTACAACAAACCTGGGAAAGTGCAGAAGACTGGTTTGAAGCCTATCAATAA
- the gyrA gene encoding DNA topoisomerase (ATP-hydrolyzing) subunit A gives MSDLAREIMPVNIEDELKNSYLDYAMSVIVGRALPDVRDGLKPVHRRVLFAMNVLGNDWNKPYKKSARVVGDVIGKYHPHGDSAVYDTIVRMAQPFSLRYMLVDGQGNFGSIDGDSAAAMRYTEIRMSKMAHDLLADLDKETVDFGPNYDGTEQIPTVLPTRIPNLLVNGSSGIAVGMATNIPPHNLVEVINGCLAFIEDENISLEGLMEHIPGPDFPTAAIINGRRGIEEAYRTGRGKIYIRARAEIEVDEKSGRETILVHEIPYQVNKARLIEKIAELVKDKKVEGISALRDESDKDGMRVVIEVKRDAVAEVVLNNLYSQTQLQVTFGINMVALHQGQPKLLGLKEMLEAFVRHRREVVTRRTIFELRKARERAHILEGLAIALANIDPIIELIRAAATPADAKMGLLARPWELGNVASMLERAGNDAARPEWLEPEYGIRDGKYYLTEQQAQAILELRLHRLTGLEHEKLLDEYKELLTQIAALLFILESPERLMEVIREELEAIRDQYNDPRRTEITANTADINIEDLITQEDVVVTLSHQGYVKYQPLSDYEAQRRGGKGKSAARIKEEDFIERLLVANTHDTILCFSSRGRLYWLKVYQLPEASRGARGRPIINILPLEQDERITAILPVREYEAGLNVFMATANGTVKKTQLTEFSRPRSAGIIAVNLNKGDELIGVDLTDGTNEIMLFSAEGKVVRFLEEEKLEDGTIKGVRPMGRTAAGVRGIKLSDDDRVVSLIVPRGEGEILTVTQNGYGKRTGLSDYPTKSRATQGVISIKVSERNGRVVGAVQVDQCDQIMMITDAGTLVRTRVSEVSVVGRNTHGVTLIRTAEDENVVGLQRVVEPEEDDDENICGDENTEDMPNQPSDDATPESDEE, from the coding sequence ATGAGCGACCTTGCCAGAGAAATTATGCCGGTCAACATCGAAGATGAGCTTAAAAACTCATATCTTGATTATGCGATGTCCGTAATTGTTGGACGCGCATTACCAGATGTTCGAGACGGCCTGAAGCCAGTACACCGCCGCGTATTGTTCGCTATGAACGTACTTGGTAACGACTGGAACAAACCATATAAAAAATCGGCGCGTGTAGTTGGCGACGTAATCGGTAAATACCACCCACACGGGGATAGCGCGGTCTACGATACCATCGTTCGTATGGCCCAGCCGTTCTCATTACGCTATATGCTGGTTGATGGTCAGGGGAACTTCGGTTCTATTGACGGCGACTCAGCGGCGGCGATGCGTTATACCGAAATTCGTATGTCTAAAATGGCTCACGACCTGTTGGCGGATCTGGATAAAGAGACCGTTGACTTTGGGCCTAACTACGACGGAACAGAACAGATCCCTACGGTATTACCAACCAGAATTCCTAACCTGCTGGTTAATGGTTCTTCTGGTATCGCCGTTGGTATGGCAACCAACATACCACCTCATAACCTGGTGGAAGTCATTAATGGTTGTCTGGCCTTTATTGAGGATGAAAATATCAGTCTTGAAGGGCTGATGGAACACATCCCAGGTCCTGACTTCCCGACGGCAGCCATCATTAATGGTCGTCGCGGTATCGAAGAAGCTTACCGGACTGGCCGCGGTAAAATTTATATTCGTGCTCGTGCAGAAATCGAAGTTGATGAAAAAAGCGGTCGTGAAACCATTCTTGTTCACGAAATTCCTTATCAGGTGAACAAAGCTCGGTTAATTGAAAAGATTGCCGAGCTGGTAAAAGATAAAAAGGTTGAAGGCATCAGCGCACTACGCGACGAGTCTGATAAAGACGGTATGCGAGTTGTGATTGAAGTTAAGCGCGACGCGGTAGCGGAAGTGGTGCTGAATAATCTGTATTCACAAACTCAGCTTCAGGTCACCTTTGGTATCAACATGGTGGCACTCCATCAGGGGCAGCCAAAGCTGCTGGGCCTGAAAGAGATGCTGGAGGCGTTTGTTCGCCACCGCCGTGAAGTGGTTACCCGCCGGACTATTTTTGAACTGCGTAAAGCGCGTGAACGTGCACATATTCTGGAAGGTCTGGCTATCGCATTAGCCAACATCGATCCGATTATTGAGCTGATCCGTGCCGCAGCAACGCCAGCCGATGCAAAAATGGGTTTGTTGGCACGTCCATGGGAACTGGGTAACGTTGCTTCAATGCTTGAGCGCGCCGGTAACGATGCGGCTCGTCCTGAGTGGCTGGAACCAGAGTATGGTATTCGTGATGGCAAATATTACCTGACCGAGCAACAGGCTCAGGCGATCCTTGAGTTACGTTTACACCGTCTGACCGGTCTTGAGCATGAAAAACTGCTGGATGAGTATAAAGAGCTGCTGACACAAATTGCTGCACTGCTGTTTATTCTTGAAAGCCCGGAACGCCTGATGGAAGTTATCCGTGAAGAGCTTGAAGCGATTCGCGATCAGTATAACGACCCTCGCCGTACCGAGATTACTGCTAATACTGCCGATATTAATATTGAAGACCTGATTACTCAGGAAGATGTGGTTGTCACCTTGTCCCATCAGGGCTATGTCAAGTATCAACCGCTGTCTGACTATGAGGCTCAGCGTCGCGGTGGTAAAGGTAAGTCAGCGGCACGTATTAAAGAAGAAGACTTTATTGAGCGTCTGTTGGTGGCTAACACCCATGACACTATTTTGTGCTTCTCCAGCCGTGGTCGCCTGTACTGGTTAAAAGTTTATCAATTGCCAGAAGCCAGCCGTGGTGCTCGCGGTCGTCCTATTATTAATATTCTGCCGTTGGAACAGGATGAGCGTATTACCGCCATTCTGCCGGTACGCGAATATGAAGCTGGTCTGAATGTCTTTATGGCTACCGCCAATGGTACCGTGAAGAAAACTCAGCTGACCGAATTTAGCCGTCCACGCAGTGCCGGTATTATTGCCGTTAATCTGAATAAGGGTGATGAGCTGATTGGTGTTGATTTAACTGATGGCACTAATGAGATCATGCTGTTCTCTGCCGAAGGGAAGGTTGTTCGCTTCCTGGAAGAAGAGAAACTGGAAGATGGCACCATTAAAGGCGTGCGCCCAATGGGCCGTACCGCTGCCGGTGTACGTGGTATCAAACTGAGTGATGACGATCGCGTTGTTTCTCTGATTGTTCCACGCGGCGAAGGTGAAATTCTGACGGTAACGCAAAACGGCTACGGTAAACGTACCGGATTGTCTGATTATCCTACCAAGTCTCGTGCGACTCAGGGCGTAATCTCCATTAAAGTGAGTGAGCGTAATGGTCGTGTCGTAGGTGCGGTTCAGGTCGATCAGTGCGATCAGATTATGATGATTACTGATGCTGGTACTTTGGTTCGTACCCGCGTATCAGAAGTCAGCGTAGTGGGTCGTAATACTCATGGTGTTACTCTGATTCGTACTGCAGAAGACGAGAATGTTGTGGGCTTGCAACGCGTTGTTGAGCCAGAAGAAGATGATGATGAAAACATCTGCGGTGATGAAAACACCGAAGACATGCCAAATCAGCCATCGGATGATGCAACACCGGAGTCTGATGAAGAATAA
- the ubiG gene encoding bifunctional 2-polyprenyl-6-hydroxyphenol methylase/3-demethylubiquinol 3-O-methyltransferase UbiG, translated as MHSSENVDQKEIAKFEAVASRWWDLEGEFKPLHQINPLRLDYIQQRADGIFGKRILDVGCGGGILSESMAKEGANVTGLDMGSEPLLVARLHAIESGVPVEYVQQTVEAHALENQGHYDIVTCMEMLEHVPDPASVIRACAKLVKPGGHVFFSTINRNTKAWLMLVVGAEYVMNMVPKGTHDANKFIRPSELISWVDTTTLRDRHITGLHYNPLLQTFKLGGNVDVNYMLHCTNEAAV; from the coding sequence ATGCACTCATCAGAAAACGTTGACCAGAAAGAGATTGCTAAATTTGAAGCCGTAGCGTCACGCTGGTGGGATCTCGAAGGTGAATTTAAGCCCCTTCATCAAATTAATCCATTACGTCTGGACTACATTCAACAACGCGCTGATGGCATCTTTGGTAAAAGAATCCTCGATGTTGGCTGCGGCGGCGGTATTCTTTCTGAAAGTATGGCCAAAGAAGGTGCTAACGTTACCGGTTTAGATATGGGTTCGGAACCCCTGTTAGTGGCCCGTCTGCATGCCATAGAAAGTGGTGTTCCTGTCGAATATGTTCAACAAACCGTTGAAGCCCACGCGCTGGAGAATCAGGGTCATTACGACATCGTAACCTGTATGGAGATGCTGGAACACGTACCCGACCCTGCCTCGGTTATTCGAGCTTGTGCAAAGCTGGTTAAGCCGGGTGGCCACGTATTTTTCTCGACCATTAACCGCAATACCAAAGCCTGGTTAATGCTGGTGGTGGGCGCTGAATATGTGATGAATATGGTGCCCAAAGGAACCCATGATGCTAATAAGTTCATTCGCCCTTCGGAATTGATTAGTTGGGTCGACACGACCACGCTTCGCGATCGCCACATTACCGGGCTCCACTATAATCCGCTATTACAGACCTTTAAGCTGGGCGGTAATGTTGATGTGAACTATATGCTGCACTGCACTAATGAAGCTGCGGTATAA
- the nrdA gene encoding class 1a ribonucleoside-diphosphate reductase subunit alpha, which translates to MNQSLLVTKRDGRKERINLDKIHRVIDWAAEGLHNVSVSQVELRSHIQFYDGIRTSDIHETIIRAAADLISRDSPDYQYLAARLAIFHLRKKAYGQFEPPALYAHVKSMVEKGKYDKHLLEDYTQEEFEQMNDFIDHWRDMNFSYAAVKQLEGKYLVQNRVTGEVYESAQFLYILVAACLFSRYPRETRLDYVKRFYDAISTFKISLPTPIMAGVRTPTRQFSSCVLIECGDSLDSINATSSAIVKYVSQRAGIGINAGRIRAQGSPIRNGEAFHTGCIPFYKHFQTAVKSCSQGGVRGGAATVFYPLWHLEVESLLVLRNNRGVEENRVRHMDYGVQLNKLMYQRLVKNESITLFSPSDVPGLYDAFFADQDEFERLYVKYEADSSIRQRQVKAVELFSLMMQERASTGRIYIQNVDHCNTHSPFDPAVAPVRQSNLCLEIALPTKPLNDINDENGEIALCTLSAFNLGVIDSLDELEELATLAVRSLDALLDYQDYPILAAKLGSMGRRTLGIGVINYAYYLAKNGVRYSDGSANGLTHRAFEAIQYYLLKASNELAREQGPCPWFDQTRYAQGILPIDNYKKDLDSLCNEPLRYDWEALRQSIKTHGLRNSTLSALMPSETSSQISNATNGIEPPRGYISIKASKDGILRQVVPDYEKLNNGYELLWDMPNNDGYLHLVGLMQKFIDQSISANTNYDPTRFPGGKVPMKQLLKDLLTAYKYGVKTLYYQNTRDGAEDSQEDLLPAKQEDDGCESGACKI; encoded by the coding sequence ATGAATCAAAGTCTATTAGTCACTAAACGCGATGGTCGCAAGGAACGCATTAATCTCGATAAAATTCATCGGGTCATTGATTGGGCTGCAGAAGGTCTGCACAACGTCTCCGTTTCTCAGGTTGAGCTTCGTTCACACATTCAGTTTTACGATGGTATCCGAACTTCTGACATCCATGAGACGATTATCCGTGCTGCAGCGGACTTAATTTCGCGTGATTCTCCGGACTATCAATATTTGGCAGCTCGTCTGGCTATCTTCCATTTGCGTAAGAAAGCCTATGGCCAGTTTGAACCGCCTGCACTCTATGCTCACGTAAAGAGCATGGTTGAGAAAGGGAAATACGATAAGCATCTGCTGGAAGATTACACTCAGGAAGAGTTTGAGCAGATGAATGACTTTATTGACCACTGGCGTGATATGAACTTCTCCTATGCAGCAGTTAAACAGCTGGAAGGTAAATATCTGGTCCAAAACCGCGTTACCGGTGAAGTTTATGAAAGTGCTCAGTTCCTCTATATTCTGGTAGCGGCCTGTCTGTTCTCCCGTTATCCACGCGAAACTCGCCTTGACTACGTAAAACGTTTTTACGATGCGATTTCCACCTTTAAAATTTCACTGCCTACGCCAATTATGGCGGGGGTTCGTACCCCTACCCGTCAATTCAGCTCTTGTGTATTGATTGAGTGCGGCGATAGTCTGGACTCCATTAACGCGACCTCCAGTGCCATTGTGAAATACGTTTCTCAACGTGCCGGTATCGGTATTAATGCGGGACGTATTCGTGCTCAGGGTAGCCCAATCCGTAATGGTGAAGCATTCCATACGGGCTGTATCCCATTCTATAAACACTTCCAGACTGCGGTTAAGTCCTGCTCTCAGGGCGGCGTACGCGGTGGTGCAGCAACGGTGTTCTATCCGTTATGGCATCTGGAAGTAGAAAGTCTGTTGGTATTAAGAAATAACCGTGGCGTAGAAGAAAACCGCGTTCGTCATATGGACTACGGCGTTCAGTTAAACAAACTGATGTATCAACGTCTGGTGAAAAACGAAAGCATTACGCTGTTCAGCCCGTCTGACGTTCCGGGGCTATATGATGCCTTCTTCGCCGATCAGGACGAATTTGAACGTCTGTATGTAAAATATGAAGCTGATTCATCCATTCGCCAGCGTCAGGTTAAAGCAGTAGAACTGTTCTCTCTGATGATGCAGGAACGTGCTTCAACCGGTCGTATCTACATTCAGAACGTTGACCACTGTAATACCCATAGCCCGTTTGATCCGGCTGTTGCACCTGTACGCCAGTCAAACCTGTGCCTGGAAATTGCACTACCAACCAAGCCGCTGAACGATATTAACGATGAAAACGGCGAGATTGCCCTTTGTACGCTTTCTGCCTTTAACCTGGGTGTTATTGACAGCCTGGATGAGTTAGAAGAGCTGGCAACTCTGGCAGTACGCTCTCTGGATGCCCTGCTGGACTATCAGGATTACCCTATTCTGGCGGCTAAACTTGGTTCAATGGGTCGTCGTACTCTGGGTATTGGCGTCATTAACTATGCTTATTATCTGGCGAAAAATGGCGTTCGTTATTCCGATGGCAGCGCAAACGGTCTGACTCACAGAGCCTTTGAAGCTATTCAGTATTATTTGCTGAAAGCCTCTAACGAACTGGCTCGTGAGCAGGGTCCATGCCCGTGGTTTGATCAAACGCGTTATGCTCAGGGCATTCTGCCCATTGATAACTACAAGAAGGACCTGGACTCCCTGTGCAATGAGCCATTGCGCTATGACTGGGAAGCACTACGCCAGAGTATCAAAACTCACGGCCTGCGTAACTCCACGCTCTCGGCCCTAATGCCTTCTGAAACTTCATCGCAAATCTCCAATGCGACGAATGGCATTGAGCCACCGCGTGGTTATATCAGTATCAAAGCATCAAAAGATGGTATTTTACGTCAGGTCGTACCTGACTATGAAAAACTGAACAATGGCTATGAGCTGCTGTGGGATATGCCAAACAACGATGGTTACTTGCATCTTGTTGGTTTAATGCAGAAATTTATCGATCAGTCTATTTCTGCCAATACCAACTATGACCCAACCCGTTTCCCGGGCGGCAAAGTACCAATGAAACAGCTACTGAAAGATCTACTGACCGCCTATAAATACGGCGTGAAAACCCTCTATTACCAAAACACCCGTGATGGTGCCGAGGATTCTCAGGAAGATTTACTGCCAGCTAAGCAAGAAGATGATGGCTGCGAAAGCGGCGCATGTAAGATTTAA
- the nrdB gene encoding class Ia ribonucleoside-diphosphate reductase subunit beta: MPHTYTTFSQTKNDQLKEPMFFGQPVNVARYDQQKHELFEKLIEKQLSFFWRPEEVDVSRDRIDYQALPDHEKHIFISNLKYQTLLDSIQGRSPNVAFLPLISIPELETWVETWSFSETIHSRSYTHIIRNIVNDPAIVFDDIVSNEEILKRAKDISGYYDDLITMTNYYHLLGEGTHQVNGKSVTVNLRALKKQLYLCLMSVNALEAIRFYVSFACSFAFAERELMEGNAKIIKLIARDEALHLTGTQHMINLMRSGNDDPEMVEIAKECEQQCYDLFVLAAQQEKEWADYLFRDGSMIGLNKDILCQYVEYITNIRMQAVGLTLPFETRSNPIPWINAWLVSDNVQVAPQEVEVSSYLVGQIDSEVNADDLSDFEL, from the coding sequence ATGCCTCATACCTACACTACGTTCTCACAGACTAAGAACGACCAGCTAAAAGAACCTATGTTCTTTGGCCAACCGGTTAACGTCGCGCGTTATGACCAGCAAAAACATGAACTATTTGAAAAGCTGATTGAGAAACAGCTCTCCTTCTTCTGGCGTCCTGAAGAAGTTGACGTTTCCCGCGATCGTATTGACTATCAGGCACTGCCTGACCACGAAAAACATATTTTTATCAGTAACCTGAAATATCAAACCTTGCTGGATTCTATTCAGGGCCGCAGCCCTAACGTTGCCTTCCTGCCGCTGATTTCGATTCCTGAACTGGAAACCTGGGTAGAAACCTGGTCTTTCTCTGAAACTATTCACTCACGTTCTTACACTCATATCATCCGTAATATTGTTAACGATCCGGCGATTGTGTTTGATGACATCGTGTCTAACGAAGAGATCCTGAAGCGCGCCAAGGATATCTCTGGTTATTACGATGACTTGATCACCATGACTAATTACTACCATCTGCTGGGAGAAGGTACCCATCAGGTCAATGGTAAATCGGTTACCGTTAATTTACGTGCGCTTAAGAAGCAGCTTTATCTTTGTCTGATGAGCGTAAATGCGCTGGAAGCCATTCGTTTCTACGTTAGCTTCGCCTGCTCTTTCGCCTTCGCTGAGCGTGAACTGATGGAAGGTAACGCCAAAATCATCAAACTGATTGCCCGTGATGAGGCGCTACACCTGACCGGCACTCAGCATATGATCAATTTGATGCGTTCCGGCAATGACGATCCGGAAATGGTAGAGATAGCTAAAGAGTGCGAACAGCAATGTTACGACCTGTTTGTTCTGGCTGCTCAGCAAGAAAAAGAGTGGGCGGACTATCTGTTCCGTGATGGTTCTATGATTGGTCTGAACAAAGATATTCTTTGCCAGTATGTAGAATATATTACCAATATTCGTATGCAGGCGGTTGGTCTGACACTCCCATTTGAAACCCGCTCCAACCCAATTCCGTGGATTAACGCCTGGTTAGTTTCTGACAACGTTCAGGTAGCCCCTCAGGAAGTTGAAGTAAGTTCTTATCTGGTTGGTCAGATTGACTCTGAAGTTAATGCTGACGATTTGAGTGATTTTGAGCTTTAA
- the cuyB gene encoding cysteate racemase: MKGLIGVLGGMGPAATVDLFNKFVTYTAAHNDQEHIPLIISSIPDIPDRTEALMHHGKSPLPVMQDYLKRLEDAGAECIVIPCNTAHYWFSELKNACHVDMLSIVETTMKEVIASGKKKVGLLATNATLYMGLYQKSIEELNFECIRPDEKNQIKVMESIYALKSGDNQLAEFLMKEQAEQLFDQGAEIIVLGCTEVPVILADEVRNNPNKYIDSTGSLVRAGIKWYENRVGKNNLLI; this comes from the coding sequence GTGAAAGGTTTAATTGGTGTATTAGGTGGAATGGGGCCAGCTGCCACCGTTGATTTATTTAATAAGTTTGTTACTTATACGGCAGCGCATAACGATCAGGAACATATTCCATTAATTATCTCTTCTATTCCCGATATTCCGGATAGAACTGAAGCATTAATGCACCATGGAAAATCACCCCTTCCGGTGATGCAGGATTATTTGAAAAGACTCGAAGATGCAGGAGCTGAATGCATTGTTATCCCTTGTAATACTGCACATTATTGGTTTTCAGAGCTAAAAAATGCTTGTCATGTAGACATGCTAAGTATCGTTGAAACCACGATGAAAGAAGTTATTGCCTCAGGTAAAAAAAAGGTGGGATTATTGGCAACCAATGCCACTTTGTATATGGGATTATATCAAAAAAGTATTGAAGAACTGAATTTTGAATGTATCAGGCCGGATGAAAAGAATCAGATTAAAGTGATGGAAAGCATATATGCTTTAAAGTCTGGCGATAATCAATTAGCCGAATTTTTAATGAAAGAGCAAGCGGAACAGTTATTTGATCAAGGAGCTGAAATAATTGTTCTGGGTTGTACCGAAGTACCAGTAATACTCGCAGATGAAGTAAGAAATAACCCAAATAAATATATTGATTCAACAGGATCGTTAGTGCGTGCCGGAATTAAATGGTACGAAAATCGCGTGGGTAAAAATAACTTATTAATTTAA